The following coding sequences lie in one Megalodesulfovibrio gigas DSM 1382 = ATCC 19364 genomic window:
- a CDS encoding tyrosine-type recombinase/integrase yields MPRKAVPLSDAKVRAAKPQDKPYKLFDGQGLYIEISPAGGKLWRWKYYFQGKEKRLALGRYPAVSIAAARGLVKGHQEVLGRGMDPAEERVGAYSAPASPHLEDVAREWFDKFRPKWTQGHAETILARLANNVFPYLGNSPISTIAAPDLLPVLRRIEARGAMETAHRVRGILSQVFCYAVACGYCDRDPAADLRNALAPAVVKPMAAFTTAKDVAGLLRAIDDFRGTPVVRAALQLAPLTMVRPGELRHAEWTEFALDTAEAPTWSIPAGKMKMRRDHIVPLSRQAVAVLQDLQPWTGHGRYVFPSARTASGSPSERPMSENAVLAALRRMGFSRDEMTGHGFRAMATTLLVEAGWEADLVDLQLAHAPANKVKAAYNRANRLEDRRRLLQAWADMLDGLRGRNCEGR; encoded by the coding sequence ATGCCCCGCAAGGCCGTGCCCCTCAGCGATGCCAAGGTCCGGGCCGCCAAGCCTCAGGACAAGCCCTACAAACTTTTCGACGGCCAAGGGCTGTATATCGAGATTTCCCCGGCCGGCGGCAAGCTCTGGCGCTGGAAATACTATTTCCAGGGCAAGGAGAAGCGGCTGGCCCTGGGCAGGTATCCGGCCGTGTCCATCGCCGCGGCCAGAGGGCTGGTGAAGGGGCATCAGGAAGTGCTGGGTAGGGGCATGGACCCCGCCGAAGAGCGCGTAGGGGCATATTCGGCACCGGCCTCCCCCCACTTGGAAGACGTGGCCCGTGAATGGTTCGACAAGTTCCGCCCCAAGTGGACCCAGGGACATGCCGAGACCATCCTGGCCCGTCTGGCAAATAACGTCTTTCCCTATCTCGGCAATAGCCCCATCAGCACCATCGCCGCGCCGGACCTGCTGCCCGTGCTGCGGCGCATCGAGGCCCGCGGGGCCATGGAGACGGCGCACCGCGTCCGGGGCATCCTGTCACAGGTGTTTTGCTACGCCGTCGCCTGCGGCTACTGCGACCGCGACCCCGCCGCCGATCTGCGCAACGCCCTGGCCCCGGCCGTGGTCAAGCCCATGGCCGCCTTCACCACCGCCAAGGACGTGGCCGGTCTGTTGCGGGCCATCGACGACTTCCGAGGCACGCCCGTGGTTCGCGCCGCCTTGCAGCTGGCACCGTTGACCATGGTCCGGCCGGGCGAACTCCGGCATGCGGAATGGACGGAATTTGCCCTCGACACTGCCGAGGCCCCCACCTGGAGCATTCCGGCCGGCAAGATGAAGATGCGCCGGGACCACATCGTCCCGCTTTCCCGTCAGGCTGTGGCCGTGTTGCAGGACCTCCAACCCTGGACCGGGCACGGGCGATACGTGTTCCCCTCGGCCCGCACGGCCTCCGGCTCCCCCAGCGAACGCCCCATGAGCGAAAACGCTGTCCTGGCCGCCCTGCGGCGCATGGGCTTTTCCAGGGACGAGATGACCGGCCACGGCTTCCGGGCCATGGCCACCACCTTGCTGGTGGAAGCCGGCTGGGAGGCGGACCTGGTGGACCTGCAGCTCGCCCACGCCCCGGCCAACAAGGTCAAGGCCGCCTATAACCGCGCCAATCGGCTGGAGGATCGACGCCGCCTGCTGCAGGCCTGGGCGGACATGCTGGACGGACTGAGGGGCAGGAATTGCGAGGGGCGCTGA
- the nifH gene encoding nitrogenase iron protein, producing MRKIAIYGKGGIGKSTTTQNTVAGLAEMGKRVMVVGCDPKADSTRLLLGGLSQRTVLDTLREEGEDVDLDDIVLPGFANTLCTESGGPEPGVGCAGRGIITSINLLEQLGAFKEEKKLDYTFYDVLGDVVCGGFAMPIREGKAQEIYIVVSGEMMAMYAANNICKGIVKYADAGGVRLGGLICNSRKVDNEDKLILALAERLGTQMIHFVPRDNQVQRAELMRKTVIEFSPEHPQADEYRALANKIDQNQMFVVPKPLSIEELEKLLVDHGIMN from the coding sequence ATGAGGAAGATCGCAATCTACGGTAAGGGCGGCATCGGCAAATCCACCACCACGCAGAACACCGTGGCCGGCCTGGCGGAAATGGGCAAGCGAGTGATGGTGGTTGGCTGCGACCCCAAGGCCGACTCCACCCGTTTGCTGCTTGGCGGTCTGAGCCAGCGCACCGTGCTCGACACCCTGCGCGAGGAAGGCGAGGATGTGGATCTGGACGATATCGTGCTGCCCGGCTTTGCCAACACGCTGTGCACCGAATCTGGCGGTCCTGAGCCGGGCGTGGGTTGCGCGGGTCGCGGCATCATCACCTCCATCAACCTGCTGGAGCAGCTGGGCGCCTTCAAGGAAGAAAAGAAGCTGGACTACACCTTCTATGACGTCCTGGGCGACGTGGTGTGCGGCGGGTTCGCCATGCCCATCCGTGAAGGCAAGGCGCAGGAAATCTACATCGTCGTTTCCGGCGAAATGATGGCCATGTACGCTGCCAACAACATCTGCAAGGGCATCGTGAAGTACGCGGATGCCGGCGGCGTGCGCCTGGGCGGGCTCATCTGCAACAGCCGTAAGGTGGACAACGAAGACAAGCTCATCCTGGCCCTGGCGGAACGCCTTGGCACCCAGATGATCCACTTCGTCCCCCGCGACAACCAGGTGCAGCGCGCCGAACTGATGCGCAAAACCGTGATTGAATTCTCTCCCGAGCATCCCCAGGCCGACGAATACCGCGCCCTGGCCAACAAGATCGACCAGAACCAGATGTTCGTGGTGCCCAAGCCCCTGTCCATCGAAGAGCTGGAAAAGCTGCTCGTGGACCACGGCATCATGAACTAG
- the nifD gene encoding nitrogenase molybdenum-iron protein alpha chain: MATKSKKPAEITTESLASFKEDVLKKYPPKVARKRSKQFLLNEFQGEDAPLIEANVRTIPGIITMRGCTYAGCKGVILGPTRDIVNITHGPIGCGFYSWLTRRNQTRPDTETSENFIPYAFSTDMNENDIVFGGEKKLKAAIREAYALFKPKAMAIFATCPVGLIGDDVNAVARDMKQELNDQGIDINIFAFSCEGYKGVSQSAGHHIANNQIFTHVVGTSDTVVEGKYRINMLGEYNIGGDAFVIEDLMHRCGITINATFSGNSTYDDFARAHTADLNCIMCHRSINYVAEMMEIKYGIPWIKVNFIGVESTIKSMRKIAEYFGDQELKDKVEQVIAEEMPAVDAALKDIKPRTEGKTAMLFVGGSRAHHYQDLFREMGMTTLAAGYEFAHRDDYEGRKVIPSIKVDADSRNIEELDVHPDPELFKPRKSAEELKALDECGFEFKDYHGMMPDMKPESLVIDDLNQYEADELVKKFRPDVFCAGIKEKFSIQKMGIPMKQLHSYDSGGPYAGFAGAINFYQEIDRLVNTKVWGYMKAPWQKKPELVASYAWNDA; encoded by the coding sequence ATGGCGACCAAGTCCAAAAAGCCAGCAGAAATCACCACGGAGAGCCTGGCTTCCTTCAAGGAAGATGTGCTCAAGAAGTACCCGCCCAAGGTGGCCCGCAAGCGGAGCAAGCAGTTCCTGCTCAACGAGTTCCAGGGCGAAGACGCACCCCTTATTGAAGCCAACGTCCGGACCATCCCCGGCATCATCACCATGCGCGGCTGCACCTACGCCGGCTGCAAGGGCGTTATTCTGGGCCCCACGCGCGACATCGTGAACATCACCCACGGGCCCATCGGCTGCGGGTTCTACTCCTGGCTCACCCGGCGCAACCAGACCCGCCCGGACACCGAAACCAGCGAGAACTTCATCCCTTACGCCTTCTCCACCGACATGAACGAAAACGACATCGTCTTCGGCGGGGAAAAGAAGCTCAAGGCGGCCATCCGCGAGGCCTACGCCCTCTTCAAGCCCAAGGCCATGGCCATCTTTGCCACCTGCCCTGTGGGCCTCATCGGCGACGACGTGAACGCCGTGGCCCGGGACATGAAGCAGGAACTCAACGACCAGGGCATCGACATCAACATCTTCGCCTTCTCGTGCGAAGGGTACAAGGGCGTCTCCCAGTCTGCCGGCCACCACATCGCCAACAACCAGATCTTCACCCACGTGGTGGGGACCTCCGACACGGTGGTGGAAGGCAAGTACCGCATCAACATGCTGGGCGAGTACAACATCGGCGGCGACGCCTTTGTCATCGAAGACCTGATGCACCGCTGCGGCATCACCATCAACGCCACGTTCTCGGGCAACTCCACATACGATGACTTCGCCCGCGCCCACACTGCGGACCTGAACTGCATCATGTGCCACCGGTCCATCAACTACGTGGCTGAAATGATGGAGATCAAGTACGGGATCCCCTGGATCAAGGTGAACTTCATCGGCGTGGAAAGCACCATCAAGAGCATGCGCAAGATCGCTGAATACTTTGGCGACCAGGAGCTCAAAGACAAGGTGGAGCAGGTCATCGCCGAAGAAATGCCCGCCGTGGACGCTGCGCTCAAGGACATCAAGCCCCGCACCGAAGGCAAGACGGCCATGCTGTTCGTGGGCGGCTCCCGCGCCCACCACTACCAGGACCTGTTCCGGGAAATGGGCATGACCACCCTGGCCGCAGGCTACGAGTTCGCCCACCGCGACGACTACGAAGGCCGCAAGGTCATCCCGTCCATCAAGGTGGATGCCGACTCCCGGAACATCGAAGAACTGGATGTGCATCCTGATCCGGAACTCTTCAAGCCCCGCAAGTCCGCCGAAGAACTCAAGGCCCTGGACGAATGCGGCTTCGAGTTCAAGGACTACCACGGCATGATGCCGGACATGAAGCCGGAATCCCTCGTCATCGACGACCTCAACCAGTACGAGGCCGACGAGCTGGTGAAGAAGTTCCGCCCCGACGTGTTCTGCGCCGGCATCAAGGAAAAGTTCAGCATCCAGAAGATGGGCATCCCCATGAAGCAGCTGCACAGCTACGATTCCGGCGGCCCTTACGCCGGGTTTGCGGGCGCCATCAACTTCTACCAGGAAATCGACCGCCTGGTGAACACCAAGGTCTGGGGCTACATGAAGGCCCCCTGGCAGAAGAAGCCCGAGCTCGTGGCCTCCTACGCCTGGAACGACGCGTAA
- a CDS encoding helix-turn-helix transcriptional regulator has product MQATASNRLLRLPDVLSRVPVSKSTWFAGIKAGRFPKPIAVGERARAWREADINAVCDGTFLAEVATSTPPAAASASRPRRGRPPKNVVTSSPTEAAR; this is encoded by the coding sequence ATGCAGGCAACTGCAAGCAACAGATTGCTTCGCCTCCCTGACGTTCTGTCCCGTGTCCCTGTTTCCAAGTCCACTTGGTTTGCCGGCATCAAGGCCGGCCGGTTTCCCAAGCCCATTGCCGTGGGGGAACGCGCCCGCGCCTGGCGAGAAGCCGACATCAACGCCGTGTGCGACGGCACCTTCCTGGCCGAAGTGGCCACCTCTACACCGCCGGCCGCCGCTTCAGCATCCCGCCCCCGCCGGGGCAGACCGCCCAAGAATGTCGTGACCTCCAGCCCCACGGAGGCCGCCCGGTGA
- a CDS encoding P-II family nitrogen regulator, with protein MFSMVRAIVRPDKVNDVLASLLDNGFPAVTKFNVAGRGKQRGIKIGEITYDEIPKTLLMCVVPASDVEFVIKTIMAAARTGDKGAFGDGKIFVSPVDSVYTVSSGIKEVKPGVIEEVK; from the coding sequence ATGTTCAGCATGGTCCGCGCCATTGTTCGTCCCGACAAAGTCAACGACGTCCTCGCCTCTCTGCTCGACAACGGCTTCCCCGCCGTCACCAAGTTCAACGTGGCTGGCCGCGGCAAACAGCGTGGCATCAAGATCGGCGAGATCACTTACGATGAAATCCCCAAGACGCTGCTGATGTGTGTGGTGCCTGCGTCCGACGTGGAATTCGTCATCAAGACCATCATGGCTGCCGCCCGCACCGGGGACAAGGGCGCCTTCGGCGACGGCAAGATCTTCGTCTCCCCGGTGGACTCCGTGTACACGGTCTCCTCTGGCATCAAGGAAGTGAAGCCCGGGGTGATCGAGGAGGTCAAGTAA
- a CDS encoding DNA-methyltransferase encodes MHTATFPPAFFATGLGSMHVTDSLSAMRLLPAGSVHLVCTSPPFALGCPKPYGNPEESRYVEWFRPFAAEIARLLAPTGSFVLDVGAGWQKGRPCRSLYPYEVLLMCCRELGLHLAQELTWWNPATIASGYWTNHTKERLKDAAHHVWWLARSERPKADVARVRWPYRRHMRGLLRSGRQGRKSPSGHDNRFFRKDNGGAIPHNLIALAHEGGSSAYLRACREAGIAPHPARFPEALPRFFIRMLTDPGDLVLDPFAGSCTTGRAAERLDRRWLCLDREEDYLRGGVLRFQTQERTQPRRTRYEIFHPEAGIIHEKE; translated from the coding sequence ATGCACACCGCCACATTTCCCCCGGCGTTCTTCGCCACTGGCCTGGGTTCCATGCACGTCACGGACAGTCTTTCCGCCATGCGCCTGCTCCCGGCGGGCAGCGTGCATCTGGTCTGCACCTCGCCGCCCTTTGCCCTGGGCTGCCCCAAGCCGTACGGCAATCCGGAGGAGTCGCGCTATGTGGAGTGGTTCCGGCCGTTCGCTGCGGAAATTGCCCGGCTGCTTGCCCCGACGGGCTCGTTTGTGCTGGATGTGGGCGCCGGCTGGCAAAAGGGTCGACCCTGTCGCAGCCTGTACCCGTATGAGGTGCTGCTCATGTGCTGTCGCGAGTTGGGACTGCACCTGGCCCAGGAACTGACGTGGTGGAACCCGGCCACCATCGCTTCAGGCTATTGGACAAATCACACCAAGGAGCGGCTCAAGGACGCGGCGCATCATGTGTGGTGGCTGGCCAGGAGCGAGCGGCCCAAGGCGGACGTGGCCCGCGTGCGCTGGCCCTACCGCCGGCACATGCGCGGCCTGCTGCGCAGCGGGCGGCAGGGCCGCAAAAGCCCCAGCGGGCACGATAACCGCTTCTTCCGCAAGGACAACGGCGGCGCCATTCCCCACAACCTCATTGCCCTGGCGCACGAGGGGGGCAGCTCCGCCTATCTCAGGGCCTGCCGCGAGGCCGGCATCGCACCGCACCCGGCCCGGTTCCCCGAGGCCCTGCCGCGGTTCTTTATCCGTATGCTCACTGATCCCGGCGATCTGGTGCTGGATCCCTTTGCCGGCTCCTGCACCACCGGCCGCGCCGCCGAACGCCTGGACCGACGCTGGCTGTGCCTGGACCGCGAGGAGGACTACCTGCGCGGCGGCGTGCTGCGGTTCCAGACACAGGAGCGGACACAGCCACGCCGGACGCGGTATGAAATCTTCCATCCCGAAGCGGGCATCATTCACGAAAAGGAATGA
- a CDS encoding nitrogenase component 1, translating into MSTLLRHTPVEITERQALSINPAKTCQPIGAMYASLGIHGCLPHSHGSQGCCAYHRSALTRHYKEPISAGTSSFTEGSSVFGGQSNLLAAIQNMFTVYEPEVIAVHTTCLSETIGDDVPQIVDKADKEGKIPAGKHVVSASTPSYVGSHVTGFANMVKGMIKGLAKPKTKPNGKVNILPGYVEPSDMAEVKRLAKMMGVKTICIPDTSGVTNGPLTGEYKMYPDGGVTVAELQDCSNSKGTIAMGFWASADGARYLDTEYKVPCSILELPIGLGCTDAYVDALRTIAGAAVPKEIEFERGQLVDMISDYHQYFYRKKVALVGDPDQLVALTDFLVSLDMLPIHIVTGSPAGKRFVGKIDEITKDIGYKVNVREHGDMFLLHQWIKQDKPDLIIGNSYAKYIARDEDIPLVRHGFPIVDRVGHQYFPTTGYRGGMRLIEKIVDALLTRTERDAPVETFELVF; encoded by the coding sequence ATGTCCACACTCCTTCGCCATACCCCTGTTGAAATAACTGAACGGCAGGCGCTGAGCATCAACCCCGCCAAAACCTGCCAGCCCATCGGCGCCATGTACGCCTCCCTGGGCATCCACGGCTGCCTGCCACACTCCCACGGCTCCCAGGGCTGCTGCGCGTACCACCGCTCCGCCCTCACCCGGCATTACAAGGAGCCCATCAGCGCCGGCACCAGCTCCTTTACCGAAGGCTCCTCGGTCTTCGGCGGCCAGTCCAACCTGCTGGCAGCCATCCAGAACATGTTCACGGTGTATGAGCCCGAAGTCATCGCCGTGCACACCACCTGCCTGTCCGAAACCATCGGGGACGACGTGCCCCAGATCGTGGACAAGGCGGACAAGGAAGGCAAAATCCCGGCTGGCAAGCACGTGGTCAGCGCCTCCACACCGTCTTACGTGGGCTCCCACGTCACCGGCTTCGCCAACATGGTCAAAGGCATGATTAAGGGGCTGGCCAAGCCCAAGACCAAGCCCAACGGCAAGGTGAACATCCTGCCCGGCTACGTCGAGCCCTCGGACATGGCGGAAGTCAAGCGCCTGGCCAAGATGATGGGCGTGAAGACCATCTGCATCCCGGACACCTCCGGCGTGACCAACGGCCCGCTGACCGGTGAATACAAGATGTACCCCGACGGCGGCGTCACTGTGGCTGAACTGCAGGATTGCAGCAACTCCAAGGGCACCATCGCCATGGGCTTCTGGGCCTCGGCCGACGGCGCCCGCTACCTGGACACCGAATACAAGGTGCCCTGCTCCATCCTGGAACTGCCCATCGGCCTGGGCTGCACCGACGCCTACGTGGATGCCCTGCGCACCATCGCCGGCGCGGCTGTGCCCAAGGAAATCGAGTTCGAACGCGGTCAGCTGGTGGACATGATCTCCGACTACCACCAGTACTTCTACCGCAAGAAGGTGGCCCTGGTGGGCGATCCCGACCAGCTCGTCGCCCTCACTGATTTCCTGGTCTCCCTGGACATGCTGCCCATCCACATCGTCACCGGCTCGCCGGCGGGCAAGCGGTTCGTGGGCAAGATTGATGAAATCACCAAGGACATCGGCTACAAGGTCAACGTCCGCGAGCACGGGGACATGTTCCTGCTGCACCAGTGGATCAAGCAGGACAAGCCGGACCTCATCATCGGCAACTCCTACGCCAAGTACATCGCCCGTGACGAGGACATCCCCCTGGTGCGCCACGGCTTCCCCATCGTGGACCGCGTGGGCCATCAGTACTTCCCCACCACCGGCTACCGCGGCGGCATGCGCCTGATCGAAAAGATCGTGGACGCCCTGCTCACCCGCACGGAACGCGACGCCCCGGTGGAAACCTTCGAACTGGTCTTCTAA
- a CDS encoding DUF2975 domain-containing protein produces the protein MDRIERIARWSRRLRGVLFVVALVLPLAHVAFWVWMGALPQSLVARALPGSVVLPLPVGARALGGMVALLPVAAAVYGLLVLQRLFGLYAQGMIFTPQNVACFRQLATALLWWAGLGFLQTPLLSMALSLHLPAGHRVIELALTTPDVTALLLGLVLRVAVWVMEEGCELHTDHSLTI, from the coding sequence GTGGACAGGATTGAACGCATCGCGCGGTGGAGTCGGAGGTTGCGGGGGGTGTTGTTTGTGGTGGCTCTGGTGTTGCCCCTGGCGCATGTGGCCTTTTGGGTGTGGATGGGCGCCCTGCCGCAGTCGCTGGTGGCGCGGGCCTTGCCGGGGAGCGTGGTGCTGCCCTTGCCGGTGGGGGCGCGGGCGTTGGGAGGGATGGTGGCGCTCCTGCCCGTTGCGGCGGCGGTGTATGGCCTGCTGGTGCTGCAACGGCTCTTTGGGCTGTATGCCCAGGGAATGATCTTTACGCCTCAAAACGTCGCATGCTTTCGGCAGCTTGCCACCGCGCTTCTGTGGTGGGCAGGCCTGGGATTTCTGCAGACGCCGCTGCTCAGCATGGCCTTGAGCCTGCATTTGCCTGCGGGGCATCGGGTCATTGAACTGGCCCTGACCACCCCGGATGTGACGGCGTTGCTCCTGGGACTCGTCCTGCGCGTGGCGGTGTGGGTGATGGAAGAAGGCTGCGAATTGCACACCGATCACAGTCTGACCATCTGA
- a CDS encoding radical SAM protein produces the protein MHSTAPLDSELSCGRLHLPVAARCNIQCKYCDRNYDCANQSRPGVASELLTPTQALAYLDAVLAAKDDITAVGVAGPGDALADPEKTLETLRLVAQTHPQYTRFISTNGLALAEHAQALTEAGVSRVYVAVNAVDPAIAARVYYFVRAGKRNLFGQEGAALLIESQRQGIAACKALGLEVIAVCTVIPDINDAHVADIAAWLAALGVDGLELTAFHPAQASPLGAHPPATKAMMLAAREAAAPHLPLMECCTHCRADAIGLLGEEKATTVLNKIKAMAANESPWAMPDAQRPLVAVATSNGETVDTHLGHARRLLIYQNDQGLVTLQGHRQAPPKGGGDDRWKALADLLADCKILIVASAGDTPQRVLGEHGLSVRVVPEDTDVAAAVLASFGVKNKKGKQSK, from the coding sequence ATGCACAGCACGGCCCCCCTGGACTCCGAACTCTCCTGCGGCAGACTCCATCTGCCGGTGGCCGCCCGCTGCAACATCCAGTGCAAATACTGCGACCGCAACTACGACTGCGCCAACCAGTCCCGCCCGGGCGTGGCCAGCGAGCTCCTCACCCCCACCCAGGCCCTGGCCTACCTGGATGCAGTCCTGGCCGCCAAGGACGACATCACCGCCGTGGGTGTGGCCGGCCCCGGAGACGCCCTGGCCGATCCGGAAAAAACCCTGGAAACCCTGCGTCTGGTGGCCCAGACCCACCCGCAGTACACACGCTTCATTTCCACCAACGGCCTGGCCCTGGCCGAGCACGCCCAGGCCCTTACCGAAGCCGGCGTCTCCCGGGTGTACGTGGCCGTGAACGCCGTGGACCCGGCCATCGCCGCCCGGGTGTACTACTTTGTCCGCGCCGGCAAGCGCAATCTCTTCGGTCAGGAAGGCGCCGCCCTGCTCATCGAATCCCAACGCCAGGGCATCGCCGCCTGCAAGGCGCTGGGCCTGGAAGTCATCGCCGTGTGCACCGTGATCCCCGACATCAACGATGCCCACGTGGCCGATATTGCCGCATGGCTGGCGGCGCTGGGTGTGGACGGGCTGGAACTGACCGCCTTCCACCCGGCCCAGGCCTCTCCCCTGGGCGCGCACCCCCCCGCCACCAAGGCAATGATGCTCGCCGCCCGCGAAGCCGCCGCACCGCATCTGCCCCTCATGGAATGCTGCACCCACTGCCGGGCCGATGCCATTGGCCTCCTGGGCGAGGAAAAGGCCACCACCGTCTTGAACAAAATCAAGGCCATGGCCGCAAACGAAAGCCCCTGGGCCATGCCAGACGCCCAGCGGCCCCTGGTGGCCGTGGCCACCAGCAACGGCGAAACCGTGGATACCCACCTGGGCCACGCCCGCCGGCTGCTCATCTATCAGAACGATCAGGGCCTCGTGACCCTGCAGGGACACCGCCAGGCCCCGCCCAAGGGCGGCGGCGACGACCGCTGGAAAGCCCTGGCCGACCTGCTGGCCGACTGCAAAATTTTGATCGTCGCCAGCGCCGGGGACACCCCGCAGCGGGTGCTCGGCGAGCACGGCCTGAGCGTGCGCGTGGTGCCCGAAGACACGGACGTGGCCGCCGCCGTGCTGGCATCCTTTGGCGTCAAGAACAAAAAAGGCAAACAATCCAAGTGA
- a CDS encoding (2Fe-2S) ferredoxin domain-containing protein, producing MEKPTYHILLCQSFRAKGEPKGVCHKKSSGLAGYVEEQILDRGLDALLTTTSCLKQCDNGPVMVIYPQNVWYGGVESEDAVDAILDAMEEGGVAEDFAL from the coding sequence GTGGAAAAGCCAACCTATCACATCCTGCTGTGCCAGTCCTTCCGCGCCAAGGGCGAACCCAAGGGCGTGTGCCACAAGAAAAGCTCCGGCCTGGCAGGCTACGTTGAAGAACAGATCCTCGATCGCGGCCTGGATGCCCTGCTGACCACCACCAGCTGCCTCAAGCAGTGCGACAACGGCCCCGTGATGGTCATCTACCCCCAGAACGTCTGGTACGGCGGCGTGGAATCCGAAGATGCCGTGGATGCCATCCTGGACGCCATGGAAGAAGGTGGCGTGGCCGAGGATTTTGCCCTCTAG
- a CDS encoding P-II family nitrogen regulator, giving the protein MKEIMAVIRMNMMNQTKSALTEAGVSAFFAVEALGRGKGLVPKDLLDGVKAGSEEAAALLGEKGRLYPKRVLTVVVPEDMVETVVKTIMKVNITGKPGDGKIFVMPVGDAVRVRTGEKGNEAIDEM; this is encoded by the coding sequence ATGAAAGAGATCATGGCGGTCATCCGCATGAACATGATGAACCAGACCAAGAGCGCCCTGACGGAGGCCGGCGTGAGCGCCTTCTTCGCAGTGGAAGCCCTGGGTCGCGGCAAAGGCCTGGTCCCCAAAGACCTCCTGGACGGCGTGAAGGCAGGCAGCGAGGAAGCTGCTGCCCTGCTGGGCGAAAAGGGCCGCCTGTACCCCAAGCGGGTGCTCACCGTGGTGGTGCCGGAAGACATGGTGGAAACCGTGGTCAAGACCATCATGAAGGTGAACATCACCGGCAAGCCTGGCGACGGCAAAATCTTCGTCATGCCCGTGGGCGACGCAGTACGCGTGCGCACCGGTGAAAAGGGCAACGAAGCCATCGACGAGATGTAG
- a CDS encoding helix-turn-helix domain-containing protein codes for MSIRINLDIMLARRKMRSNDLAQRVGISVQNLSILKTGKAKAIRFSTLEALCRHLDCQPGDILEFVDDDLDPDTD; via the coding sequence ATGTCCATCCGCATCAATCTCGATATCATGCTGGCCAGACGCAAGATGCGCTCCAACGACTTGGCGCAGCGCGTGGGCATCAGCGTGCAGAATTTGTCCATCCTCAAGACGGGCAAGGCCAAGGCCATCCGGTTTTCCACCCTGGAAGCCCTCTGCAGGCACCTGGACTGCCAACCTGGGGACATTTTGGAATTCGTGGACGACGACCTCGATCCAGATACTGATTGA